A portion of the Kiritimatiellia bacterium genome contains these proteins:
- a CDS encoding tetratricopeptide repeat protein, with product MTLSVRRAPTIRNASAAAAGWIALALWAVPVLSGAAEPLVRFSETEAARAFREGRYEEAVAELLRLLETNPDNVLVLRYLALSYDRLGRLNDALRVFIEALALDPDNVALLYHSGETLHNARYVDDARRHFLRVIELAPDSEYARRARIWLAEQARQEAFRQPPGPPPPIALQLAFGWRRDEYRFAESLDSERRETVDRLTETLMLEYFPLRTAQWTLALDVSGQGAQVIRNRDGGSDIWQWGAGARAQRVGEWAGVRLTGLARVYHQRVYLDGGSEYGHTTGAAAQLGAGWSPHALTLATYHFAADDFREEGFDPLFASRDAHDHRVSAEQHLFFWGNRLRLTFGVEYEENDAEGRNFDFDGPAYFAGAGVALPWGVRLDAGYEYREESYRNFAGPVRRETERREWSVALSRWFARHWLVALHYRDADEESSIRALDYQRRAWGASVIYAY from the coding sequence ATGACCTTGTCCGTCCGCCGCGCCCCAACGATCCGTAATGCGTCGGCCGCCGCCGCGGGATGGATCGCACTGGCGCTGTGGGCGGTGCCCGTTCTGTCGGGCGCCGCGGAGCCACTGGTTCGCTTCTCCGAGACCGAGGCGGCTCGGGCGTTCCGGGAGGGACGCTATGAGGAGGCGGTCGCCGAACTCCTGCGGCTGCTCGAAACCAATCCCGACAACGTGCTCGTGCTCCGGTATCTTGCGCTCAGCTACGACCGGCTCGGCCGGCTGAACGATGCGCTGCGGGTGTTCATCGAGGCGTTGGCGCTCGATCCGGACAATGTTGCGCTCTTGTATCACTCGGGCGAGACGCTGCACAACGCGCGCTACGTGGACGATGCGCGCCGGCACTTTTTGCGGGTGATTGAGCTGGCACCGGACAGCGAATATGCGCGGCGCGCGCGGATCTGGCTGGCCGAGCAGGCGCGGCAGGAGGCCTTTCGGCAGCCCCCCGGACCACCGCCGCCGATCGCGCTGCAATTGGCGTTCGGCTGGCGGCGCGATGAGTATCGTTTTGCGGAATCCCTCGACAGCGAACGGAGGGAAACCGTGGACCGACTCACCGAGACCCTCATGCTCGAATACTTCCCGCTGCGGACAGCCCAGTGGACGTTGGCGCTCGATGTGAGCGGCCAGGGGGCGCAGGTCATCCGCAACCGCGACGGTGGAAGCGACATCTGGCAATGGGGCGCGGGCGCTCGAGCGCAGCGCGTCGGCGAGTGGGCCGGTGTGCGGCTGACGGGGCTGGCCCGCGTGTACCATCAGCGCGTGTACCTCGACGGCGGCTCGGAGTACGGCCACACCACGGGGGCGGCGGCTCAGCTCGGCGCCGGATGGAGCCCCCATGCGCTGACGCTGGCGACCTACCATTTCGCCGCCGATGACTTTCGGGAGGAAGGTTTCGACCCGCTGTTTGCATCGCGCGATGCGCACGACCACCGGGTGAGCGCTGAACAGCACCTGTTCTTTTGGGGGAATCGTCTTCGGCTCACCTTCGGTGTGGAGTATGAGGAAAACGATGCGGAGGGGCGGAACTTCGACTTCGACGGGCCGGCGTATTTCGCCGGAGCGGGTGTCGCGTTGCCGTGGGGCGTGCGGTTGGACGCCGGTTATGAATACCGGGAGGAAAGCTACCGCAATTTCGCAGGGCCGGTCCGTCGTGAGACGGAGCGGCGGGAGTGGAGCGTGGCGCTCAGCCGCTGGTTCGCGCGCCACTGGTTGGTGGCGCTGCACTACCGCGATGCCGATGAGGAATCCAGCATTCGGGCGCTCGACTACCAACGGCGCGCCTGGGGGGCCAGTGTGATCTATGCGTACTAA
- the mutS gene encoding DNA mismatch repair protein MutS, whose product MSDQLTPMMAQYRRLRAGLPPDTILFFRLGDFYEMFGDDAIRAAGILDIALTRRQAVPMCGVPYHAADSYIAKLLAAGLKVAVCDQLEDPATARGLVRRDITRVVTPGARIEDELLESRQHNWMAALCRGPSGWGLAMLELSTGEFWVEESPSPDPIRELLAKYRPAELVVPDDLETLPWAAPASGSLPVLTRLDAWRFDPPTARDTLLRHFGVVSLDGFDCENAPAAVAAAGAVLHYVIADLRRNAAHIRTMARRRLTDDLALDEATVANLELVASRSGPSGPCLLRVLDVTCTPMGTRRMREWLLRPLANRAAIEARQEVVSALVARRDALRRLREALSGVRDIERIVARLGGGGTARDARALADSLRRLPDVRAAAASLHTPLADQLAADVDPMPDLLDRIDRTLVDEPPAALREGGLIRAGFHAELDELRRAAAEGRDWVARFQAREQQRTGIRSLKVRHNRVFGYYIEVTRANLGSVPPDYIRKQTLANGERFVTPELKEYENRILGAQQRAVELEYELFQQLRAAIVERSDALLRAAAAVATLDVLAAFADRAISLRYVRPRLHEGDRLWIRAGRHPVIETLPDAERFVPNDTLLDTADHQIAIITGPNMAGKSTYIRQVALITILAHAGAFVPADEADIPLTDRVFTRVGAGDDLARGRSTFMVEMQETANILNHATPRSLIVLDEIGRGTSTFDGISLAWAVAEYLHNTPTVKAKTLFATHYHELTDLALTLPGVKNYNVRIREAGDRIVFLRRIEPGAADKSYGIHVARLAGLPPAVIERAQEILVNLEEGEFAEAGQPRLARRRSRRPAADGAPELPLFRAGGL is encoded by the coding sequence ATGAGCGATCAGTTGACGCCGATGATGGCACAGTACCGGCGTCTCCGCGCCGGTTTGCCGCCGGATACGATTCTGTTCTTTCGGCTGGGCGATTTCTACGAAATGTTCGGCGACGATGCGATCCGCGCCGCCGGCATTCTCGACATTGCGCTCACACGCCGGCAGGCGGTGCCGATGTGTGGGGTGCCCTACCACGCCGCCGATTCCTACATTGCAAAGCTTCTCGCGGCCGGACTGAAGGTCGCGGTCTGCGACCAGCTCGAAGACCCCGCTACTGCCCGGGGGCTGGTCCGCCGGGACATCACGCGGGTGGTGACCCCCGGCGCGCGCATCGAAGATGAGCTGCTCGAATCACGCCAGCACAATTGGATGGCGGCGCTGTGCCGCGGCCCCTCGGGATGGGGGCTGGCCATGCTGGAGCTGTCCACCGGCGAGTTCTGGGTCGAAGAAAGCCCCTCGCCCGACCCGATCCGAGAGCTGCTGGCGAAGTACCGCCCGGCCGAGCTGGTCGTGCCGGACGATCTGGAGACACTGCCATGGGCCGCCCCAGCGAGCGGCAGCCTGCCGGTGCTGACGCGGCTGGATGCCTGGCGGTTTGACCCCCCCACTGCGCGGGACACGCTGCTGCGGCATTTCGGCGTTGTCTCGCTGGACGGGTTCGATTGCGAGAACGCCCCCGCCGCGGTCGCCGCCGCCGGCGCGGTGCTCCACTACGTCATCGCAGACTTGCGCCGCAACGCCGCACACATTCGCACAATGGCGCGCCGGCGTTTGACTGACGACCTCGCGCTCGACGAGGCGACCGTCGCGAACCTGGAGCTGGTCGCCTCGCGCTCCGGGCCGTCGGGGCCATGCCTGCTGCGGGTGCTCGACGTCACTTGCACACCGATGGGCACGCGCCGGATGAGAGAGTGGCTGCTGCGACCGCTCGCGAACCGCGCCGCGATCGAGGCGCGGCAAGAGGTGGTCTCCGCGCTGGTGGCGCGGCGCGACGCGCTGCGCCGACTGCGTGAGGCGCTCAGCGGCGTCCGAGACATCGAGCGGATTGTCGCGCGGCTCGGCGGTGGTGGCACCGCACGCGACGCGCGCGCGCTGGCCGATTCGCTGCGCCGGCTGCCGGACGTGCGCGCAGCGGCGGCTTCGCTGCATACACCGCTGGCGGACCAGCTGGCTGCGGACGTCGACCCGATGCCAGACCTGCTCGACCGCATCGACCGCACGCTGGTGGACGAGCCGCCGGCAGCGCTGCGCGAAGGGGGGTTGATCCGCGCCGGGTTCCACGCGGAGCTCGACGAGCTCCGGCGAGCCGCCGCGGAGGGCCGCGACTGGGTCGCACGGTTCCAGGCGCGCGAGCAGCAGCGCACCGGCATCCGCTCCCTCAAGGTGCGGCACAACCGCGTGTTCGGCTACTACATCGAGGTGACGCGAGCGAACCTCGGCTCCGTGCCACCCGACTACATCCGAAAGCAGACGCTCGCGAACGGCGAACGGTTTGTCACCCCGGAGCTGAAGGAGTACGAGAACCGGATTCTCGGCGCGCAGCAGCGGGCAGTGGAACTGGAGTACGAACTCTTCCAGCAGCTCCGCGCCGCGATCGTCGAGCGCAGCGACGCGCTGCTGCGCGCCGCGGCCGCGGTCGCCACGCTCGATGTGCTCGCCGCGTTTGCGGACCGCGCGATCTCGCTGCGCTACGTCCGGCCGCGACTGCACGAGGGCGACCGACTGTGGATCCGCGCCGGCCGGCACCCGGTGATCGAAACGCTGCCCGACGCGGAACGCTTCGTGCCCAACGACACGCTGCTGGACACCGCCGACCACCAGATCGCGATCATCACCGGCCCCAACATGGCCGGCAAATCCACCTACATCCGGCAGGTCGCGCTGATCACCATCCTCGCCCACGCGGGCGCGTTCGTGCCCGCCGACGAGGCGGACATCCCGCTCACCGATCGCGTCTTCACCCGCGTCGGCGCCGGCGACGACCTCGCGCGCGGGCGCAGCACGTTCATGGTCGAGATGCAGGAAACCGCCAACATCCTGAACCACGCGACGCCCCGCAGCCTGATCGTGCTCGACGAGATCGGCCGCGGTACCAGCACCTTCGATGGCATCAGCCTCGCGTGGGCGGTCGCGGAATACCTGCACAACACGCCCACGGTGAAAGCGAAGACGCTCTTTGCCACCCACTACCACGAGCTGACCGACCTCGCGCTCACGCTGCCGGGGGTGAAGAATTACAACGTACGCATTCGGGAGGCCGGTGACCGGATCGTGTTCCTGCGCCGAATCGAACCCGGCGCCGCCGACAAGAGCTACGGCATCCATGTCGCCCGGCTCGCCGGTCTGCCGCCCGCGGTGATCGAGCGCGCGCAGGAGATTCTAGTGAACCTGGAGGAGGGCGAGTTCGCGGAGGCGGGCCAGCCCCGGCTCGCGCGCCGGCGATCCCGCCGGCCCGCCGCCGACGGCGCACCCGAGCTGCCGCTCTTTCGCGCCGGTGGCCTCTGA
- a CDS encoding TatD family hydrolase has product MTIIEPHIHMYTRTTDDYTAMYREGIRCVVEPSFWLGSARRYAGTFWDYFQHSLEFEAVRAARFGIDHYACVAVNPKEADNLRLAHEVLDGIAPYLDHPRCVAIGEIGFNRITRHEEEIFQRQLELAKTRRMLILIHTPHDTAEVRKRDGVERTLAILRELNYDENRIIVDHNTEDTMDLTRRTGVWAGMTVYPYSKLNPERVIHLLRRWGIERSLVNSSADWGVSDPCSLPKVARHMRENGFRTDQIEQLLFHNPMSFYGQCERFRPNLQLPFQDPAQYQR; this is encoded by the coding sequence ATGACGATCATCGAGCCCCACATCCACATGTACACCCGCACCACCGACGACTACACCGCGATGTACCGAGAAGGAATCCGTTGCGTCGTCGAGCCGTCGTTCTGGCTCGGATCCGCTCGCCGCTATGCCGGCACCTTCTGGGACTACTTCCAGCACAGCCTCGAATTCGAGGCCGTGCGCGCGGCACGGTTCGGCATTGACCACTACGCGTGCGTCGCAGTGAACCCGAAGGAGGCGGACAACCTCCGCCTGGCGCACGAAGTGCTCGATGGTATTGCGCCCTACCTCGATCACCCGCGCTGCGTGGCGATCGGCGAGATCGGCTTCAACCGCATCACCCGCCACGAGGAAGAAATCTTCCAGCGCCAGCTCGAGCTGGCGAAGACACGCCGCATGCTGATCCTGATTCACACGCCGCACGACACCGCGGAGGTCCGCAAGCGCGACGGTGTGGAGCGGACGCTCGCAATCCTGCGCGAGCTGAACTACGACGAGAACCGCATCATCGTGGACCACAACACCGAAGACACGATGGACCTCACGCGGCGGACCGGCGTGTGGGCGGGGATGACGGTGTATCCGTACTCAAAACTGAACCCGGAACGCGTGATTCATCTGCTCCGGCGCTGGGGCATCGAACGTTCGCTGGTGAACAGCTCGGCGGACTGGGGTGTTTCGGACCCCTGTTCGCTGCCAAAGGTCGCCCGGCACATGCGCGAAAACGGCTTCCGCACCGACCAGATCGAGCAACTCTTGTTTCACAATCCGATGAGCTTCTACGGTCAGTGCGAACGGTTTCGGCCGAATCTTCAGCTTCCCTTTCAGGACCCCGCGCAGTACCAGCGGTGA
- the pstB gene encoding phosphate ABC transporter ATP-binding protein PstB, with amino-acid sequence MAALPELPKLDAALDIAAPAAGRLAAIAAGEPVRTELHEELRAETPLVDVRGFNLWYGPKQALFDVHMPIPKGRITALVGPSGCGKSTLLRSVNRINDLVGTVRTTGDILLNGESIFAPGVDVIELRKRMGMVFQKPNPFPMSVYENVVYPLRIDGVRDRAVLDEACERSLRGAALWDEVKDRLHESAMGLSGGQQQRLCIARAIAAEPEVLLMDEPCSALDPIATNKIEELMEGLRGEYTIVIVTHNMQQAARTSDYTAFMYLGRLIEFGPTATIFQQPHLPETLAYVTGRFG; translated from the coding sequence ATGGCTGCGCTGCCGGAACTGCCCAAGCTCGACGCCGCGCTGGATATCGCCGCCCCGGCCGCCGGCCGTCTCGCCGCGATCGCGGCGGGCGAGCCGGTTCGCACCGAGCTCCACGAGGAGCTGCGAGCGGAGACGCCGCTGGTGGATGTGCGCGGTTTCAACCTCTGGTACGGACCCAAACAGGCGCTCTTCGATGTGCACATGCCCATCCCGAAAGGGCGCATCACCGCGCTGGTGGGGCCATCGGGCTGCGGCAAATCCACGCTGCTGCGCTCGGTCAACCGAATCAACGATCTCGTCGGCACGGTCCGCACCACTGGCGACATCCTGTTGAACGGGGAGTCGATCTTCGCGCCCGGTGTGGACGTCATCGAGCTGCGCAAGCGGATGGGGATGGTGTTCCAGAAGCCGAACCCGTTTCCGATGTCGGTGTACGAGAACGTGGTCTATCCCCTTCGGATTGACGGCGTTCGCGATCGGGCGGTGCTCGACGAGGCCTGCGAACGCAGTCTTCGCGGCGCCGCGCTGTGGGACGAGGTGAAGGACCGCCTGCACGAGAGCGCGATGGGACTCTCCGGCGGTCAGCAGCAGCGTCTGTGTATCGCCCGTGCGATCGCCGCGGAGCCCGAGGTATTGCTGATGGACGAGCCCTGTTCTGCCCTTGACCCGATCGCGACGAACAAAATCGAGGAGCTGATGGAAGGGCTGCGTGGCGAGTACACGATCGTGATCGTCACGCACAACATGCAACAGGCCGCCCGCACCAGCGACTACACCGCGTTCATGTATCTCGGCCGGCTGATCGAGTTCGGTCCCACCGCAACAATCTTCCAGCAGCCCCACTTGCCCGAAACGCTCGCCTACGTGACCGGCCGCTTCGGCTGA
- the pstA gene encoding phosphate ABC transporter permease PstA → MWLTGGALLLALGMILGLITLLLVGGLSTLWPKPVVRIQCRDGRVRMGEIARRETARGPDGRPVRRRLIRIGNFELTHEHFIWIADEEVVSEDRPPDAMVFERVAWGRFYGLPRALVAEGRVIATNAAEIRSAWATIHPDVVARRRRRERLETVDIGEVNRRQEAARLRARAVELEEGRDSARFAAAQREAERVERAAAEEYARLRAEIDALNAHNARFHLDVVTADGREVRLMLADIVRMVPANALSLAERWAVYASRWWEFVSDVPREANSEGGVFPAIFGTVVMTLLMSLAVVPVGVMAALYLREYAKPGPWVSVIRISINNLAGVPSIVFGVFGLGFFCYLIGATLDELLFAARLPNPTFGKGGILWASLTLAVMTLPVVIVATEEALAAVPNSMREGSFACGASKWQTLRRIVLPRALPGILTGMILAMARGAGEVAPLMLVGAVKLAPELPVDRVPPFIHPERSFMHLGFHIYDLGFQSQNSEAAKPMVFTTALLLVTIIVLLNLLAISIRNYLRRKHRSDVF, encoded by the coding sequence CTGTGGCTGACCGGCGGCGCGCTGCTGCTGGCGCTGGGGATGATCCTCGGCCTGATCACGCTGCTGCTGGTCGGTGGTCTCTCCACGCTTTGGCCGAAGCCGGTCGTGCGCATCCAATGCCGCGACGGGCGCGTGCGGATGGGTGAAATCGCCCGACGCGAAACCGCGCGCGGCCCGGACGGCCGGCCGGTGCGGCGCCGGCTGATTCGCATCGGTAACTTCGAGCTGACTCACGAACACTTCATATGGATCGCCGACGAGGAAGTCGTTTCAGAGGACCGTCCGCCCGATGCGATGGTGTTCGAACGCGTCGCCTGGGGCCGTTTCTACGGTCTGCCCCGCGCGCTGGTTGCGGAGGGGCGCGTCATCGCGACGAACGCGGCGGAGATTCGATCCGCGTGGGCGACGATTCATCCGGACGTCGTCGCGCGCCGCCGCCGCCGCGAACGGCTGGAGACCGTGGACATCGGCGAGGTGAACCGGCGGCAGGAGGCCGCACGGCTGCGTGCGCGCGCCGTGGAACTGGAGGAGGGGCGCGACTCCGCTCGGTTTGCCGCTGCGCAGCGCGAGGCGGAACGGGTAGAGCGGGCCGCCGCGGAGGAGTACGCGCGGCTGCGCGCCGAAATTGACGCGCTGAACGCGCACAACGCGCGGTTTCATCTGGACGTGGTCACCGCGGACGGACGCGAGGTGCGGCTGATGCTCGCGGACATTGTGCGGATGGTGCCCGCGAATGCGCTCTCGCTCGCCGAACGATGGGCAGTGTATGCGTCGCGGTGGTGGGAGTTCGTGTCGGACGTGCCGCGCGAGGCGAACAGCGAGGGGGGGGTGTTTCCGGCGATCTTTGGCACCGTGGTGATGACGCTGCTGATGTCGCTGGCGGTCGTGCCGGTGGGGGTGATGGCCGCGCTGTACCTGCGCGAGTACGCGAAACCGGGACCCTGGGTGAGCGTGATCCGCATCTCGATCAACAATCTTGCGGGTGTGCCGAGCATCGTGTTCGGGGTGTTCGGGCTCGGTTTCTTCTGCTACCTGATCGGCGCAACGCTCGACGAGCTGCTCTTCGCGGCACGGCTGCCCAACCCGACGTTCGGCAAGGGCGGCATTCTGTGGGCCTCACTCACGCTCGCGGTGATGACGTTGCCGGTGGTGATCGTCGCCACCGAGGAGGCGCTCGCCGCGGTGCCGAACTCGATGCGGGAGGGGTCCTTCGCGTGCGGCGCCAGCAAGTGGCAAACGCTCCGCCGGATTGTGCTGCCGCGCGCGCTGCCCGGCATTCTCACCGGAATGATCCTCGCGATGGCGCGCGGCGCCGGCGAGGTCGCGCCGCTGATGCTGGTGGGCGCGGTCAAGCTGGCGCCGGAACTGCCGGTAGACCGCGTGCCGCCGTTCATCCATCCCGAACGCAGTTTCATGCATCTGGGGTTTCACATCTACGACCTCGGATTCCAGAGCCAAAACAGCGAGGCTGCCAAACCGATGGTGTTCACCACCGCGCTGCTGTTGGTCACGATCATTGTGCTCTTGAACCTGCTGGCGATCAGCATCCGTAACTATCTGCGCCGGAAACATCGTTCGGACGTGTTTTAG
- a CDS encoding ABC transporter permease subunit — MRAVRTPRTTTARVRVVDAISRWVITIGGLATVVSVLGVFVFLLVVVLPLLRPADWGAWEALPPGTLPPGAVAIAMDESRMLAVGMGGDAAWSVAPVRQPVTTPLRFMPLEGRAVTAVCWDPIQGTALAGLRDGAIATIRISGRTEWQGIGAAPEGLAGLAVGGELWDGTGVWRRVETDRAVRWWFAMELAELAPPAVTSAVRQIDFVSGPDGFVQVALHEDGTLEAVRLRQRRNMLTGRVSLTRAVVPIAWTPPPGRGAPTFVGLSGLGDALLMLWPDGWLQRYDVRDAERAHLAEELDVLPEPERRVTAARFLLGRSTLLVGDSGGRIALWFAAPVEGDATGARRMVSPRHFQMAGRTAVTTLAVSSRSRMFAAGSADGRIAIWHATSGKRLGDLQVPGGGPLEAIAFSPKEDALIAGGGGRACMVAMRPGHPEVSLRALFGRVWYEGASRPAHVWQSSSGTDDFEPKFGLMPLVFGTVKATVVAMVLAAPLALLAALYSSEFMRARWRAVVKPTIELMAALPSVVLGFLAALVIAPWVAANLPAVIASFGTVPLALVAGGHLWALLPRGVQLAGARVRPLAMATMAMLGFAVAGPAGRACERWLFAGDVMRWLDGQIGGPWGGWAVILLPLALAGSVFVVGPRWDSAVARLRVSSETAVAVLELFKFLGMLVIAAALSAGAAALLTLAGADPRGGLVGTYVQRNALVVGVVMGFAIIPIIYTIADDALISVPEHLRSASLAAGATPWQTAVRIVAPAAAGGIFSAVMVGLGRAVGETMIVLMAAGNTPIMSWNVFNGFRTLSANIAVELPEAVRNSTHYRTLFLASLVLFLMTFVVNTVAEAVRLRVRRRLREL; from the coding sequence ATGCGAGCCGTGCGCACACCGCGGACTACCACTGCGCGGGTCCGGGTCGTCGACGCGATCTCCCGCTGGGTGATCACGATCGGCGGCCTGGCCACCGTTGTTTCGGTGCTGGGAGTGTTCGTGTTTCTGCTCGTGGTGGTACTGCCGCTGCTGCGCCCGGCCGACTGGGGCGCATGGGAAGCGCTACCTCCTGGCACCCTTCCGCCGGGGGCCGTCGCGATCGCAATGGACGAATCGCGTATGCTGGCCGTCGGGATGGGCGGCGATGCCGCTTGGTCCGTCGCGCCGGTACGGCAGCCCGTCACAACACCGCTTCGATTCATGCCGCTGGAGGGGCGCGCCGTAACCGCGGTGTGTTGGGATCCGATCCAGGGTACCGCGCTGGCCGGTCTGCGGGACGGCGCGATCGCGACGATTCGGATCAGCGGCCGGACCGAATGGCAGGGGATCGGCGCCGCACCGGAGGGGCTGGCGGGTTTGGCCGTTGGCGGGGAGCTGTGGGACGGCACCGGGGTATGGCGACGCGTCGAGACGGACCGCGCGGTGCGCTGGTGGTTTGCCATGGAGCTTGCCGAGCTCGCACCGCCGGCGGTCACCTCGGCGGTGCGGCAGATTGATTTCGTCTCCGGACCCGACGGGTTCGTGCAGGTCGCGCTGCACGAGGACGGCACGCTGGAGGCCGTTCGTCTCCGTCAGCGGCGCAACATGCTGACCGGCCGCGTGTCGCTCACGCGCGCGGTGGTGCCGATCGCCTGGACGCCGCCGCCGGGGCGTGGGGCGCCCACGTTTGTGGGACTGTCCGGTCTCGGCGATGCGCTGCTGATGCTGTGGCCCGATGGTTGGCTGCAACGTTACGACGTGCGGGACGCCGAACGGGCGCATCTTGCGGAAGAGCTGGACGTGCTGCCGGAGCCGGAACGGCGGGTGACGGCGGCTCGCTTTCTGTTGGGCCGCTCGACGCTACTGGTGGGCGATTCCGGCGGCCGGATCGCGTTGTGGTTCGCTGCGCCGGTCGAGGGCGATGCGACCGGCGCGCGGCGAATGGTGAGCCCCCGCCACTTCCAAATGGCCGGGCGGACGGCGGTGACCACGCTGGCGGTGTCCTCGCGGTCGCGCATGTTCGCGGCGGGCTCGGCGGATGGGCGGATCGCCATCTGGCATGCGACCAGCGGCAAACGACTCGGCGATCTGCAGGTGCCGGGGGGAGGGCCGTTGGAGGCGATTGCGTTCAGTCCCAAAGAGGACGCGCTGATCGCGGGGGGAGGGGGGCGCGCCTGCATGGTGGCGATGCGTCCCGGGCATCCGGAGGTCTCGCTCCGGGCATTGTTTGGTCGTGTGTGGTACGAGGGAGCGTCGCGTCCCGCGCACGTATGGCAATCGTCCTCCGGCACGGACGACTTCGAGCCAAAGTTTGGACTGATGCCGTTGGTGTTCGGGACCGTGAAAGCGACGGTGGTCGCGATGGTGCTGGCCGCACCGCTTGCGCTGCTCGCCGCGCTGTACAGCAGCGAGTTCATGCGGGCGCGCTGGCGGGCGGTGGTGAAGCCGACGATCGAGCTGATGGCGGCGCTACCCAGCGTGGTGCTCGGGTTTCTGGCCGCGCTGGTGATCGCGCCCTGGGTGGCTGCGAACCTTCCGGCGGTGATCGCCTCGTTCGGGACGGTACCGCTGGCGCTCGTCGCTGGTGGCCACTTGTGGGCGCTGCTGCCGCGAGGTGTGCAGCTGGCCGGGGCGCGTGTTCGGCCGCTGGCGATGGCCACCATGGCGATGCTCGGCTTTGCGGTGGCCGGTCCCGCCGGAAGAGCGTGTGAACGGTGGCTGTTCGCAGGCGACGTCATGCGTTGGCTCGACGGGCAGATCGGAGGCCCCTGGGGGGGCTGGGCGGTGATTCTGCTGCCGCTTGCACTGGCGGGCTCGGTGTTTGTGGTCGGGCCGCGTTGGGACAGCGCGGTGGCGCGGCTTCGCGTCAGCTCGGAGACCGCGGTCGCCGTACTCGAGCTGTTCAAGTTTTTGGGCATGCTGGTGATCGCGGCCGCACTGTCCGCGGGTGCCGCGGCGCTGCTGACACTGGCGGGCGCAGATCCGCGCGGCGGACTGGTGGGTACCTACGTGCAGCGAAACGCGCTAGTCGTCGGCGTGGTGATGGGCTTTGCGATTATTCCGATCATTTACACGATCGCGGACGATGCGCTGATTTCGGTGCCGGAGCACCTGCGCTCCGCGTCGCTTGCGGCGGGCGCGACGCCGTGGCAGACCGCGGTCCGGATCGTCGCACCAGCCGCGGCGGGCGGAATCTTTTCGGCGGTGATGGTGGGACTGGGCCGCGCGGTGGGGGAGACGATGATCGTGTTGATGGCCGCCGGGAACACGCCCATCATGAGCTGGAACGTGTTCAACGGTTTCCGGACGCTGTCCGCCAACATCGCGGTGGAGCTGCCGGAGGCGGTACGCAACAGCACCCACTACCGCACACTCTTTCTGGCCTCGCTGGTGCTGTTCCTGATGACGTTCGTGGTGAACACCGTGGCGGAGGCGGTCCGGCTGCGGGTGCGGCGGAGGCTGCGCGAGCTGTGA
- a CDS encoding PstS family phosphate ABC transporter substrate-binding protein: MNSSLVRVAVFAGLAGAGVLAAAQVRVDEALPAYRPVQGIAGSIKSVGSDTLNNLMTLWAEGFKRYYPNVQIEIEGKGSSTAPPALIAGTATFGPMSREMKQAEIDEFEAKFGYKPTALPVAVDMLAVYVHRDNPIQGLSLTQVDAIFSKTRKRGAPADIVNWGQLGLGGEWATLPISLYGRNAASGTYGYFKEHALAKGDYKDSVKEQPGSSAVVQGVASDRGGIGYSGIGYKTADVRAVPLSERDGEAFVPADPSHAYTGDYPLARMLYIYVNARPGEPLDPLRREFIRYVFSRDGQEQVIKDGYFPVTAEIARQALKSVGLEPGF, from the coding sequence ATGAACAGCTCATTGGTTCGCGTGGCGGTGTTCGCAGGGCTGGCGGGCGCCGGGGTGCTGGCGGCTGCGCAGGTGCGGGTGGATGAGGCGCTACCGGCGTATCGACCGGTACAGGGCATTGCGGGTTCCATCAAGAGCGTGGGTTCAGACACGCTGAACAATCTCATGACCCTCTGGGCGGAGGGGTTCAAGCGCTATTATCCGAACGTTCAGATCGAAATTGAGGGCAAGGGGTCTTCTACTGCGCCTCCCGCGCTGATCGCCGGCACGGCCACCTTCGGTCCAATGAGCCGGGAAATGAAACAGGCCGAGATTGACGAGTTCGAGGCGAAATTTGGGTACAAGCCTACCGCGCTGCCCGTTGCGGTAGACATGCTGGCGGTCTACGTGCACCGCGACAACCCGATCCAGGGTCTGTCGTTGACCCAGGTCGATGCGATCTTCTCCAAGACGCGCAAACGCGGGGCGCCGGCGGACATCGTCAACTGGGGCCAGCTTGGCCTCGGCGGAGAATGGGCAACGCTGCCGATCAGCCTGTATGGGCGGAACGCCGCGTCGGGCACCTACGGTTATTTCAAGGAGCACGCGCTGGCGAAGGGTGACTACAAGGACTCTGTGAAAGAGCAGCCCGGTTCTTCTGCCGTGGTGCAGGGGGTGGCCAGTGACCGTGGGGGGATCGGCTACAGCGGCATCGGCTACAAGACCGCCGACGTGCGTGCAGTCCCCTTGAGCGAGCGCGACGGCGAGGCGTTTGTGCCGGCCGACCCCTCGCACGCGTACACCGGCGACTATCCGCTGGCGAGGATGCTCTACATCTACGTAAACGCAAGACCCGGCGAACCGCTCGATCCACTGCGGCGCGAATTCATTCGCTATGTGTTCAGCCGTGATGGGCAGGAGCAGGTGATCAAGGACGGCTACTTCCCCGTGACCGCTGAGATCGCCCGGCAGGCGCTGAAGTCGGTTGGCCTGGAACCGGGATTCTAG